From Qipengyuania soli:
CGCCTTGAGCGTCGAATCGAAACTGACCATGAGCAGCTTCACCCCGTCTTCGAGGCTCATCTGCCTGTCGTAGCCACGTATGATGATCGGGCGCCCGTATTTGGTTTCGCCAATCTGGAAAAACGGCGTGTCGTGGCTGGCCTCGATGAAGTTGCCCTCGGGATAGACCATGAACAGGCGGGGCTCCATGCCGGCGATCTGGCCGGCGACGATGATGGAAGCTGTGAACTTGCCCTGCCCGCGCGCACCATTGGCATCCTGCCGGTCGCCGATGACCCTGCGCAGGAGTCGTCCGATCTCGGTCGCGACCTGGAACATGGTCGGACTGCCCAGAATGACGTTGTCGCGCTCCCCGGGCTCCTTGCTGCGTTCTTCCAGCAGACTGATCACCGCCTGGGTCGAAGCGAGGTTTCCGGCGGTCATCACGGTGATGATCCTTTCGCCCGGAACGGTCCAGGTGAACATCTTGCGGAACACGGAAATGTTGTCGACGCCCGAATTGGTGCGCGTGTCGCTCATCAGGACGAGGCCCTTGTCGAGCACCATTCCAACACAATAGGTCATTGATCCGAATCTCCGGCAGCTATTGCTGCACTTGCTGCTGTTCGACCGCGACGTCCACCTCCAGCACGGCAGAAGCCCCGCCGAAGCTGATGCCGGTCACCGGCGCGGCATCGCGATAATCGCGTCCGGTCGCGACGCGCACGTATCGGGCATCAGGACTGATGCCATTCGAAATGTCGAAGCCGACCCAGCCGAGACCTTCGACATAGGCTTCCGCCCAGGCGTGTCCGGCCTCCTGCTCGATGCGGTCGTTCATCATCAGGTATCCACTGACGTAGCGCGCCGGCACATCGAGCGCGCGGGCGATGCCGATGAAGATATGCGCATGGTCCTGGCAGACCCCGCTGCCCTGCGCGAAAGCCTCTTCAGCCGTCGTGCGTGAATGGGTTGTCCCGGTCTTGTATTCGACCTGTTCGAGGATGCGCGAGGACAGGCGATGGAGCATGTCCAGCCGGTCGGTCCCCCCGTCGGTGAGCTGTTTCATGAGCTTGCGCATCCCGCCGCCCGGCTTCGTGCGCGCGGTCTGCGACTGGAAGCTCCACAGGGGGAGGTGGCCCGCATGGCGACCGATAACCCCGGCCTGGTCGCTGGTTTCAACCACGCCGCGGCACGTCACGGTTACTTCCTGCGCGCCGCTCTCCACCCCGATCAGGGTGACGGTGTTGTGGTGCTGGTCCTCGAATGTCAGTTCGGGATGGGCATTCAGGTACTCCATGTCCCATTCGATGATCCTCTGCCCCTGCGTCTCCTTCGGCGTTAGCCGCAGCCGCTGCAGGGCGTGCACGACAGGAGCGTGGAAGCGGTAGCGGGTGGTATGGCGGATCGAGAGGCGCATCAGGAGAGGAACCGGTAATCGTCGGCGATCGCATTCGCGATGGCGGAGTTGGTCGATACGAACTCGACGAGGAATTCGTGGAGCCCCTGGTCGAACACCTCTTCGATGGTCAGACCGGTCAGGTGCGTGTCGGAATCACGCATCAGGGCGTTGCTCTGCCCTTCATGGCCGTGCAGCCGTGCGAGCGCCGTCAAGGTCTCGCGCAAGGCAGAGTGACAGAAGGCAAGGCTGCGCGGAAAACGATCGTCGAGGATCAGGAATTCGCAGATCCCGCGTGCGTCGATCTGGCCGGCATTGAGCCAGCGAAACGCGCGGTCGCCCGAAACCGAGCGCAGCACCTGGTCCCACTGGCCGGTGTCGAGGCTCGACCCGACATAGGATAGCGACGGCAGCAGCAGGTAGTACTTGATGTCGAGGATGCGGGCGATGCTGTCCGCTCTTTCGAGGAAGGTCCCGGCGCGGGCAAAGTGATAGCCCTCGTCGCGCAGCATCGAACCGGCCATGGCGCCATGGGCCAGCGTACCGGCGCGGCGGATCGTCGCGACGATGTCGAGCACGCGGTTCTCGCCAACCGGGCGGGCAAGCTGGTCCTTCATCACCAGCCAGTTCTCGTTGATCGCCTCCCACAATTCGCCGCTGATGGCATTGCGGGCAAGCCGCGCATTCTGGCGGACCAGCCCGAACATGGCGAGGATCGAGGACGGATTGTCCTTGTCGCGCAGGATGTGGTTCCATGCCTGCATCCCCGTATAGGTACCGTGCTTCGCCTCGTAGCTGGCGCGCTGGCCGGATGTGGCGATGACCGACCGCCACTCCTCTTCCGCCGTGACGAGATCGCGGGTCAATGCCATGCGCAGGCCCGCATCGAGCAGGCGCGCAGTGTTCTCCGCCCGCTCGAGGTAGCGGAACATCCAGAACAGTCCGTTTGCGGTCCTGCCGAGCATATCAGTCCTTCAGCACCCAGGTGTCCTTGGTGCCGCCTCCCTGGCTCGAGTTGACGACGAGCGAACCCTCTCTCAGTGCTACCCGGGTCAGGCCGCCGGGCGTGATGTCGATCTTGTCGGGCGAAACAAGGACGAAGGGCCGCAAGTCAACATGCCGTGGCGCGAGCCCCTTCTTGGTGAAGATCGGGCAGGTGGAAAGCGAAAGCGTCGGCTGTGCGATGTAGTTTTCCGGGTGCGCGACGATCTTGCGGCGAAACTCCTCGATCTCCTTCTTGCTCGAGGTAGGACCGATCAACATGCCGTAACCGCCTGATCCGTGGACTTCCTTCACCACCAGTTCGGCGAGGTTGTCGAGGACGTACTTGAGTTCGTCCGGATCGGCGCAACGGTGTGTCTCGACATTGGGCAGGAGGGGCTTCTCGCCGGTATAGAACTCGACGATTTCAGGCATGAATGAATAGATCGCCTTGTCGTCGGCGACGCCGGTGCCGGGGGCATTGGCAATGGTGATCCCGCCAGCGCGATAGACGTCCATGATGCCCGGTACGCCCAGCACGCTGTCCTCGTTGAAAGTCAGCGGGTCGAGGAAGTCGTCGTCGACACGGCGATAGAGCACATCGACCGGCTGGTATCCCGCGGTTGTCCGCATTGCGACGCGGCCATCGACCACGCGCAGGTCGCTCCCCTCGACCAGCTCTGCGCCCATCTGGTCGGCAAGGAAGGCATGCTCGAAATAGGCGGAATTGTAGATGCCCGGCGTCAGCACGGCGACGACGGGCTTGTCCTGCGCACATTTGGGAGCGCAGGCGGCGAGGCTCTTCGCGAGGCGCCGCGGATAATCCGAAACCGCCTCCACCGGCATGCGCATGAACAGCTCGGGGAACATCGCCATCATCGTTTCGCGGTTCTCGAGCATGTAGCTGACGCCCGATGGCGTGCGGGCATTGTCCTCCAGCACGAAAAATTCGTCCGGACCGGTACGGACAAGGTCGATGCCGACGATATGGGTATAGACCCCGCCGGGCGGGGTGAAGCCGACCATGTTTGGCAGCCATGCGGCATTGTCGCGGAACAGCCGTTCCGGAATGCGACCCGCGCGGATGATCTCCTGCCGGTGGTAGAGATCGTGCATGAAGGCGTTCAGGGCAGAAACACGCTGCTCGATCCCGCGGGTGAGCTTGCGCCATTCGGCGGCCGTGATCACCCGGGGCACCATGTCGAAGGGGATCAGCCGTTCCTCGGCCTCGTCCTCGCCATAGACATTGAAAGTGATGCCGGTCTTGCGGAAATTGGTCTCCGCCTCGCCGTGCTTGCGCTTCAGCAGGGCGGTCTTCTGCTCGTCGAACCAGCTGCAATAGGAGGCATAGGCTTCGCGCACGGTGCCATCGGCATTGTGCATCTCGTCGAAATTTCCCGCGCTACCGCTCATTGTCCCCCGGGGATTCGACCGGAGGAGAACCCGCCGGTGACTTACAGGAACACAAGCATTCAGGCGCGGTCAAGTTCCGAAAGCACGACCGCTATGGCTTCATTCGTCATGACGAGGCCCATATGCGAGCAACGAACCGCTATCGCGCGGTCGCGTTCGCCGGGCTTGCCGCAGGCGCAACGCGGGTGCACCACCCCGTCGCGCGGGCTCCAGATGGCCACAGTCTCGACAGGCGGCTTCTCCGACAGGACGGTATCTATCTCCGGTTCGTCCACGCGGTGGCCGGCAATGGCCTGATAGGCACGCCAGCCGTTGTTGGCGCGCGGGCTACCCGAGAAGGGCGAGCCCAGAGTGATCACTCGCGATATCTTGTCCGGATGCTTCTTGGCCAGTTCGCGAGCCATGACCCCGCCCAGCGACCAACCCACGAGCGCGATCGGCTCGCCATCCTTCTCGAACAGGGTGAGCAGGCGTTTTTCGACACGATCGAAACGGTCCGCGGTCGCGCCGAGATTGTAGCCGAGCCCCCACTTCTTCGCGATGTGCCCCGCGGCCTCCAGCCTGCGTGCCATCCAGCGCATCCGGATCGGGTGTGCACCGAAGCCGGGCAGCAGCATGACCGTTTGTGGGCGGCGTGCGGGAGCGATCGCGAGCGGCTGGCCGAGCTTGCGGCGCAGCGGCTCGAACGGCCACAGGAATTCGCGCAGGAACAATTGCCAGCGCGGGCCGCGCGCGTCGTCCGGGCAAGGTTCGGCCGCCAGCGACAGCCGCCGGGCGAGTTCCTCGCGGTCGATGAAATTCGTGTCTCTGAACGGTAACGTTGCCATCACCGCGTAATAATGCACGAGGCCGATGAACGGCTCCCGAAAATCAAACGGTCATTCAACCGTCGCAGTCGCCGATCCGCTCCTGGTTCGATTTCATGGTCATCTTCATGGTCTTGCCGTCGGGTGTCTGGGCATCCATCGTCATGGTCATGCTGGACGAGGTAGTGGTTCCGGTACCCTGCATCGTCATGCGGGCCATACCATGTTCGGGTCGCGAGCAATTCATCACCGCGTCGATCGTCCCGCCATCGGTCTCGAACTTCTCGAAACTGCAATCCTCGTTCTTGTTCGACTGGCGGGCCATTTCCTCAAAGCCCTTGGCGGCTTCTTCCTTCGTCAGGCAGTATTCGTGGGTCTGCGGGCCGACGGAGATCATCTTTTTCATCATCTCCTGGATTTCCTTGGGCGCGCCGGGCACCTCGACATTCACCATTTCGACCGTGGCGCGGTATTGGCCCGGTTCGGGCTTCACGAGGTCCTTCGACTTCTCCGCTGCCTCTTTCATGGTGATCTTGCCATCGCCGTCCGCGTCCGCTTCGGGGCTGCCGCACGCGGCGACGAGGGCGGTTGCAGCAGCGAGCAGTAGATAACGGCGCATTGAAATCTCCCTAGGACTGGCGACGAAGCTAACAGTCGGAAGCCATTGCGCAAGCGAAGTTGCAGCACACAACTTTGTTCCCCATATGTGCACGCATGGCTGAGCTTGTAATCCGACGCGGACTCGAAGAACCCGACACCACCGGGGAGTTCGTACCCCACAAGCCGACACGGCCCGACAAGTCGATGGGCGGGCGGCCGTTCAAGCTCGTCAGCGACTACACGCCCTCGGGCGACCAGCCCACGGCGATCGCCGAACTGGTGGAGGCCGCAAGGGACGGCGAACAGACGCAGGTGCTGCTGGGCGTGACCGGCTCGGGCAAGACCTTCACCATGGCCAAGGTGATCGAGGAAATGCAGCGACCCGCGCTGATCCTCGCACCCAACAAGATCCTCGCTGCGCAGCTCTATGGCGAATTCAAGAGCTTCTTCCCCGACAATGCGGTCGAGTATTTCGTCAGCTATTACGACTACTACCAGCCCGAAGCTTATGTGCCGCGCTCGGACACCTACATCGAGAAGGAAAGCTCGGTGAATGAGGCGATCGATCGGATGCGCCACTCGGCCACGCGCGCACTGCTCGAACGCGATGACGTGATCATCGTCGCCTCGGTCTCGTGCCTCTACGGCATCGGCTCGGTCGAGACCTATTCGGCGATGATCTTCGACCTCAAGACCGGCGACACGGTCGACCAGCGCGAGATAATCCGCAAGCTGGTCGCGCTGCAGTACAAGCGCAACGACGCCGCATTCCAGCGCGGCAACTTCCGCGTGCGCGGCGACAATCTGGAAATCTTCCCGAGCCACCTCGAGGATACCGCCTGGCGGATCAGCTTCTTCGGCGACGAGATCGAGGAGATCAGCGAATTCGACCCGCTGACCGGCAAGAAGGGCGCCGCGCTCGACAAGGTGCGCATCTACGCCAACTCGCACTACGTCACCCCCGGGCCGACGATGAAGCAGGCCATGGCGGCCATCAAGTTCGAGCTCGAAGAGCGGCTCAAGGAACTGCACGAGGAAGGCCGCCTGCTCGAAGCGCAGCGGCTGGAACAGCGCACCAATTTCGACCTCGAGATGATTGCTGCGACCGGCTCATGCGCGGGGATCGAGAATTACAGCCGCTTCCTCACCGGTCGCCTGCCGGGCGAACCGCCACCGACCTTGTTCGAATACCTGCCCGAGAACGCGCTGCTGTTCGTCGACGAAAGTCACCAGACCGTGCCGCAGGTCGGCGCGATGGCGCGCGGTGACCACCGCCGCAAGATCACGCTAGCCGAATACGGGTTCCGCCTGCCCTCGTGCATCGACAACCGCCCACTGCGCTTCAACGAATGGGACGCGATGCGCCCTCAGACCATTGCGGTTTCGGCCACGCCCGGCCCGTGGGAGCTGGAACAGTCGGGCGGCGTCTTCGCCGAGCAGGTCATACGCCCCACCGGCCTCATCGACCCGCCGGTCGAGATCAAGCCGGTCGAGGACCAGGTGCAGGACTGCATCGAGGAGTGCCGCAAGACCGCGGCAAAGGGCTATCGAACGCTCGTCACCACGCTGACCAAGCGCATGGCCGAGGACCTGACCGAGTTCATGCACGAGGCCGGCGTGCGCGTGCGCTACATGCACTCCGACGTCGAAACGCTGGAGCGCATCGAGCTGATCCGCGACCTGCGCCTCGGCGTCTATGACGTGCTGGTCGGCATCAACCTGTTGCGCGAAGGCCTGGACATTCCCGAATGCGGGCTGGTCTGCATCCTCGATGCCGACAAGGAAGGCTTCCTGCGTTCCGAAACCTCGCTCATCCAGACCATCGGCCGCGCCGCGCGCAATGTCGACGGGCGAGTGATCCTCTATGCCGACCGCATCACCGGCAGCATGGAGCGCGCGATGGCGGAGACCGAGCGCCGCCGCGAAAAGCAACGCGAGTACAACGAGGAACACGGCATCACGCCGCAGACGATCAAGCGCCAGATCGCCGATATCGTTGCCCACACTGCCGCGCAGGACGGAGTCACCGTCGACACCGGGGATGACGAGCGCAACAACCTCGTGGGCCACAACCTGCGAGCCTATATCGAGGATCTCGAGAAGCGCATGCGCGCCGCTGCCGCCGATCTCGAATTCGAGGAAGCCGGACGTCTGCGCGACGAAATCCGCAGGCTCGAGAATGACGAGCTCGGCCTTGGCGATGGCGAGAAGAAGGCGCCGCTCGTCGGCCGCTCCAATGAAGGCAAGCCAGGCACACGCAAGACCCGTTACGGCAAGACAAGATACAAACGAATGGGGGGCAAGCCCTAGAGCAGTTTGTCGCCCCGCAACGGCGTTCGTCCGATAGTCCTTGCCTCATCGGGCAGGTCACGCGATGCCCTGCACCAGGGGAGAACTGTCATGACACCTAGGTTCCTGTTCGCGGTGGCACCCGTCGCGCTCGTCCTGTCCGCCTGCGCCACTACCGCCGTCGATCCGACGCCTGCAGTCGATACCGCCGCCATAGCCAGCGCCGTCGCGGCTTCCGACCGGCCCGAAAACGCGCGCAAGATGGACCAAGGCCGCAAGCCTGCCGAAGTCCTCGCATTCCTCGGTCTCGAGCCCGGCATGGTCGCCGCAGACCTGTTCACCGCAACGGGCTATTGGGCAGAGATCATGGGCCACGTCGTTGGCGAGAACGGCAAGGTAATCGCCTACCAGCCCGACCAGTTCTACAACGACGACAAGAGCAAGGCGGCCTGGGCCGGACTAATCGCCCGCAGTCCCGCGGTGGAGATGGCGCGGCACCCCTTCGATGCCTTTGCGCCGCCCGCCAGTTCGCTCGATTTCGCGATCATCAATGACTCCTACCACGACCTTTACTGGACGAGCGAACAGTACAAGATCCCGTTCACCGACCCCAAGGCCTATGTCCGCGCGCTCTATGCCGGGATGAAGCCGGGCGGGATCGTCGGTGTGATCGACCATGTCGGCCAACCCGGCGATACCCGGGCGGTCGTCGATGCCGTCCACCGTATCGACCCGGCAGTGGTTCGCGCCGATTTCGAGGCCGCCGGCTTCGTGTTCGAGGCGCAAAGCGACTTTCTGGCCAACCCGGAAGACGACCATACCAAGCTGGTTTTCGATCCGTCCGTTCGCGGAAAGACCGACCGCTTCGTCTATCGCTTCCGCAAGCCACGCTGATCCTCGCGATCTTGCCTGCATTGCCGACCCTGCCATAGGAGAGAGCATGACTGCCCGGATCCTCGCCCTGCTTGCCGCAAGCTCGGCCCTCGCCCTCAGCCCCGCCCATGCCGCCGACAAGGACGCGAGCGAGAAACCTGCCGCTGCCCCCTACGAAGCGAACAGTGCATCCAAGCGCTTCAGCGGGACCTTCGGCGGGCGTTCCGTGAGTTACACCGCGACGGTTTCGGAGCAGGTGCTCAAGGACGACAAGGGCACGGCCAAGGCGGCGATCGTCACGACCGCATATGTCGCCGAGCCGCGCGACCCGAACCGCCCGGTCACCTTCCTGTTCAACGGGGGGCCGGGCTCGGGTTCGCTCTGGCTGCAGATGGGAGCTTTCGGGCCCAAGCGCGTCGCCATCCCATCAGATGCCAGGGACGACGGCGGGCCGCCCTATCCGATCCTCGACAATCCCGATTCACTGCTCGACGTGACCGACCTCGTGTTCATCGACCCGGTAGGCACCGGATGGAGCCACACGATCGGCGACACCGACCCCAAGGATTACTGGGGCGTGACGCAGGATGCGAAATCGGTCGCGCAGGTCATCCGCCAATGGCTCAGCGAGAACGGACGCTGGAACAGTCCCAAATACCTCGGCGGCGAGAGCTACGGCACGACCCGCAGCGCGGCGGTCGTCAACGAGCTGGAGGGCGGATACAACGACGTCTCGCTCAACGGGGTGATCCTGATTTCGACCGTGCTCGATTTCGCAGCCGGGGCGGAAACCGAAGGGGCCGAGCTGGGCTATATCACCACCCTCCCCTCTTTCGCCGCGACCGCACTCTTTCACGGCAAGGCGAGCGCCCCCTCGGTCGAGCAATTCGTTGAGGAAGCACGCCAGTTCGCCATCGGGCCCTACGCTGCCTTCCTGCTCAAGGGGCAGAAAGCCAGCGCGAACGAACGCGCTGCAATTCGCGGCGAACTCGCCCGCTTCACGGGTCTCAGCGAAGCCTATCTCGAAAGCGCCGACCTGCGAGTGACATCGGGCAGGTTCTACAAGGAATTGCTGCGCGACCGTGGCCAGACCGTGGGACGGCTCGATTCGCGCTACACCGGCAAGGACTACGACAATGCCGGCGAATACCCTGACAACGATCCGAGCTTCTACGGCATCGACGGCGGCTATACCGCCGCGGCCAACGCCTACATGCGGGACACCATCGGCTACAAGACCGAGCGACAGTATGTGACTATTGGCGGGGTAAGCGACTGGGACTGGCGCCTCAATGGCGGGCGCGACAGCGATGCCTATCTCAGCGTCGCCCCCTATCTCGGCCGCGCGCTGCGCGAGAATTCGGGCATGCGCATCTATGTCGGCCAGGGCTGGTACGATTTCGCCACGCCGTTTTTCGCTGCCGAGTATGCGCTCAGCCGCACGGGATTTCCGCAGGACCGGATCGAGTTCCATTACTACGACGCGGGACACATGATGTACGTCCGCGACGAGGATCGGGCCAAGCTTTCGCGCGATATCCGGGCATTCATCCGATCGCGCTGAGGACAGTCGTCGCAGGGCAGTTGAATGCGCGCGCGCCTGTGCCATAGCGCGGCAATGCGTCGCTCACTCGCTCTCCTGCCGCTGCTTCTGGCCGCCGCCTGCAAACCGCCCGCGTCGGACGAGTATGTCGAACGCTCGCGTATTGCCGGCGATGCGAGCGGGCCTTCGGAACCTGCGCCCTCTCCCGATAGCGAAGGTGCCATCTGGGCACCCTCGGGCAAGCCGCAACGGTTATTGTATGGCAAGCCAGGCGGACGGCCGTTGATGGCACTCGAATGCGAGACGACACAAGGCATCCCGCTGCTCGCCTACACGCGGTTCGCCGCAGCCGACGCCCATGCCAAGGCCATCCTCGCCCTCATCGGCAATGGCCATGTTTCGCGCCTCAAGATCGACGCGGTGGAGCATAAGGGCGCATGGTTGTGGAAGGGCGCCGTAGCGGCGGAAGACACCCTGCTCGATGTCCTGACGGGTGCGCGCGAGGTCGAGGCGACGGTGCCCGGCGCCGGAAGCCTGATCCTCAATCCCAGCAACTTGCCGGGCGAGCTGGTCGAAGCCTGCCGCGCTATCGCGAAGCCCGCGCCTTCTCTGCCAGCAGATCCGGCGTAAGGACCTGCGGCAGCTGCTCGGCATCCTTGCCGGGCGCGTACCACAGGTAGAGCGGGACGCCAGCGACGCCCTCCTGGGTCAGCATGCGCGAAATCTCCTCGTCCGGCCGCGTCCAGTCGGCGCGCATCGCAATGACCCCGGCCTTATCGAAGGCTTCCTTCGTGTCCTCGCGTTCGATCGCGACGCTCTCGTTGACCTTGCAGGTCACGCACCAGTCGGCGGTGAACCACAGGAAGACAGGGCGCCCCGACGCGCGGGCCTGCGCGAGCGCTGCATCACTGAAGGCAACCGGCTTGAGCAAGCCCTCGGCGGCTCGTTCCTGAGCTTGCGGCTGCGGGAGGAATGCCAGGGCTGCGCCCATGAAGAGGGCCAGCACTGCAAAGACCGGGCCCGATCTGCCCTGTGCCTGCAAGCGCCCGGCCAATGTCAGCCACAGGAGCAGGACCATCCCCAGCAACAGGGCCATGAACAGAAAACCGGCCCCGCCGATGCGCCAGATGAGCCAACCCAGCGCCAGCACCGTCAGCCCCATCGGCAGCGCCATCCAGCGCCGGAACTTCTCCATCCATGGTCCGGGCCTGGGCAGGCGCGCGCGGATCGCGGGCACGAAACCGACAAGGAGGAACGGCAGCGCAAGCCCGATGCCGAGCGCGACGAAGACGAGCAGCCCGTCGAGCGGCGGGATCACCAGCGCTGCACCCAGCGCGAGCGCCATGAAGGGGCCAGTGCACGGTGTCGCGACGAATGCCGCCAGGAGGCCCGTCGCAAACGAACTTCCGCGCGATGGCTTGCCGCCCGAAATGGCGAAGCCGGGGACTTCGAAGACGCCAAGGAAATTCGCGGTCAGTGCTAGTGCCAGGAGGAAAAGGCCCACCACCACGACCGGGTTTTGCAACTGGAACGCCCAACCGACCTGCTCGCCCGCAGAGCGCAGTGCTAGGATCGCCAGCCCCAATCCCGCGCATGCCAGCACAACCCCTGCCGCATAAGCGAGCGCGTCGTGCCGCGCGGCATGCTCGTCGCCCCCGGCTTTCGCCAGGGTCAGCGCTTTCAGGCTGAGGATCGGGAAGACACACGGCATGACGTTGAGCAGCATCCCGCCGACGAGTGCCGCCAGCAGCAGTTGCCACAGCACCGGCTGCGGCCCGCCCCGGATCGGCTTGACCCCCTCGAGCGGCACATCGGCCGGAAAAGCTGTGAACCGGACGCCGGTACCGTTGCCGAGGTCGAGGATGCCTTCGATCCTTGGCGGGCGCGGTGTCGCTTCGAGCTCGACGGTGTCAGGAATGGCGATTGACGCCAGCGGCACCTCGACGACCAGAAGGTCCCCCTCGCGGATGAAGGTCTGGGTCCCCGTGTAGATGACCTGCTGGCCCTGCCCGATCTCGCCCGTGGCGATGAAGACGTGCGGTTCGCCCGCAAGATCGCTCGCTGCGGGGAGCGGGATGCCGATCCTGAGGCGATCGCCCTTGAACTCGAAACCTGCCTCCGATCCCAGCGGCGGGACTATCGCGGCACGCCATTTGCCGAAGCGCGGGTCCCTCGCCAGTTTGGCGGGATCAAGGGTCAACCGCGCTTCCTGGGGTACGCAGATCTTGTCGGTGCAGGCGAGGTAGCTCGCGACGACCGATATCGGCGCGGTGTTGCCAATCGCTGCCTGCCGCGGAACCGTGATGGGAACGAGGACCGTGTACGGCCCTTCGTAGACATGGTTCATCAGGTCACCGACCACCAGCCGCTGCGGCAGAGGATACTGTGGTTCCCCGGCCTTCCACCCGTCGGGCAATTGCCACTTGAGATCCATGCCCAGCCCCGCATCGCCGGGGTTGGACCAGTATCCGTGCCATTCGGGGGATGACGGCGTGAAATGCAGCGCCAGCGTCCATTCCTGCCCCGGTCGGGGCTGACCATCCGCCACGAGTTCGACCGATATCCTGTCGCTGCCGATACCCTGGGCATTGACGGGCGCGGCGAAGGCCAGCGCCAGCAGCATGAACAGTGCGGCGACGCGCTCCAATATCCTTGCTTCGATCACGCCGCTCGCTCTAGGGATGCCGCCGATGACAGACAAGCGTGACCTGCTGATCCTGGGCGGTGGCCTGGTGGGAATGACCCTGGCGCTCGCCGCCGCGAAGAAGGGATTGTCGAGCCACGTCGTCGACCGTGCCGACCCGTCCGAACTGACCGCGGAAGGCTTCGACGGACGCGCCTCGGCCATATCGACGGCAAGCTGGCGCCTGTTCCGCAATATCGGTCTCGAAGACGCGCTCGAACCGCACGGCTGCGATATCGCCGCCATCGCGGTCATGGACCAGATGAAACCCGGCCGCATCGATTTCCGGCCCGAGCCGCACGAAGGCACGCTCGGACGCATGTTCGCCAACCGCCAGCTGCGACTCGCATTGCACGAGGCGGCGGCCAAGGAACCGCTCATCGCCTGGCACGCGCCGGTGACCGTGGTCGATCGCCAGCGCGGCGAATTCGGGGTCTCGGCAAGGCTGGCCGACGGCACGGTGCTCGAAGCGACGCTGATGGTGGGTGCGGAAGGACGTGGCTCGCCTTCGCGTGAAGAGGCGGGCTTCAAGATGGCCACCTGGGACTACAGCCATCGCGCGCTTATCGTCGGCCTCGACCATTCCAAGTCGCACGAGAATGTCGCGTGGGAAATCTTCTATCCCGACGGTCCTTTCGCCCTACTGCCCATGCTCGACGGGCCGGGTGGCCAGCACCGCAGCGCGCTGGTGTGGACGGTGGACGAGAAGGATGCAGCGGGCGTGCTCAAGCTGTCCGACCGTGCCTTCCTTGCCGAAGTGCGCAAGCGAATGGGCGATATCCTCGGTGATCTGACGCTCAACAGCCAGAGATCGTCCTGGCCGCTCAGCTTCCAGCACACGGCGCGCATCGTCGAACACCGCCTCGCCCTGATCGGCGACAGCGCGCACGGGATGCACCCGATTGCCGGTCAGGGGTTAAACCTTGGCCTGCGCGATGTGGGCGCGCTGGTGGAGGTGCTCGAGGAGGCGCTCCGGCTCGGCCTCGACCTCGGCGATGCGCAGGTGCTCAAGAAATACGAGGAATGGCGCGCGCTCGATTCCCTGATGGTCATGGGCGCGACCGACGGCCTGACGCGCCTCTTTGGCGTCCCCGGCAAGGCGGC
This genomic window contains:
- a CDS encoding FAD-dependent monooxygenase, with protein sequence MTDKRDLLILGGGLVGMTLALAAAKKGLSSHVVDRADPSELTAEGFDGRASAISTASWRLFRNIGLEDALEPHGCDIAAIAVMDQMKPGRIDFRPEPHEGTLGRMFANRQLRLALHEAAAKEPLIAWHAPVTVVDRQRGEFGVSARLADGTVLEATLMVGAEGRGSPSREEAGFKMATWDYSHRALIVGLDHSKSHENVAWEIFYPDGPFALLPMLDGPGGQHRSALVWTVDEKDAAGVLKLSDRAFLAEVRKRMGDILGDLTLNSQRSSWPLSFQHTARIVEHRLALIGDSAHGMHPIAGQGLNLGLRDVGALVEVLEEALRLGLDLGDAQVLKKYEEWRALDSLMVMGATDGLTRLFGVPGKAASAVRRFGMAGVQRSGWLKRFFMDEARGVSGRLPEMLKA